The DNA sequence AACCCAGAGATTATTTTTGATACCAAGTGTTTGAGATTTGGTACcactgtctttttctgtgtgtgcgggtatgtgtgggtgttttaGGTAAAGCACCTTGAAGCCCTCCTATAACCTAAGAAGCTGTGTATTCCCCTTGTTTGTGATTACTGTCTCAGCTGTAACTACAACATGTTTGTCAGTCCAGTCATGGTGACCAAAAAGAGactgaaggacagagagaggacacagGCAGACCAAACAAACACCTTGGTTCTCTACTCATAGACCAGGAGGTAGCAGATGGATTACAGTATGATCAGCAAATATGATCTatcttcctgtgtgtgtgtctgtatgtttcaaaatgtatttcttttggGCATTACTTGAACCCTGATTAGTTTttggtattatttttttttttatgtaaaaactcTTGTTTGAGGAGTGACTATTATTGATGAAACATTCACTGCCATAATATGGAAACATGTAATACAATATGAATTAAATGatagttttttactttttcagtttttttgtctttttgtgtaaaTCAGATTTTTGATTTGCTGTGAGTTTACTTGGTCATTAATGTgtggcaactgtggctcagtaCCAAATCATGTATAGACTATTTTTCCCCTCCTTATGGCCTAATAGCTAGATAGAATCTCGAAAATGTTTAAGGATGTGTGATAGGGTTACGCTATAAATCCACTCTCACACTGAGTGAAGGGTTTgaatgagaacattttaaaaactgctccTTGAGAAAGCTTAAGCAAACCAGATTCAGTCAACAGCCATGTTAGCTGCTTTGTGAGCCTGCACTTAGGAGCAGcgtcaacatgctgacaatgacaATTCATGTTCAAAACATGCTTAACTGGCAAAATATTTAACTTGCTTATGATCTTAGTGTGTTAAAAATACAGCTCAGGCCAAAGTAAAAGCCATTTAGTTGTGTAAGTATTTAGTTATTGaccaaaatattacaaataatctAATTTAAATAGTTGAGACACTGTCAGCTCAAGAGATATGGTGATAATGTGGCTAATAAGTCATAGAATCTGTGGGATggtttgtcctttttaaaaaaaaattgaaaaaaattttCACAATCTGTGCAGCCACTTTTTGTAAATCTTGTATTAAGTACAAGTATCCATATCTATCGGTATCCATTAGATATAGAAGTCCTAATATATCAAAACACTATCCATTCATAGTAGATCAGGGTTTTTTGCTACACGTTAACTCACGATATTGCAGGAAATCTCTTGAGTCACTGTTCAGCAGGAAGTACAGTaaacaaaaatactgcattCGGAATTTTGaggctttgatttttttaataaaagaccAGTTAAGTGTAATGTGTCGAACACCACATTAATCTCCCGGGGATGACAACTCAACTGTTACTGTTTGACCTGCAGGCAAAACAACTCACTCTGCTCTCAATAGAAGCCATTCATGCCTGACAGCACAACTGTGTACAGCTCCAAATGTCTCGTGCTCTCTATGCACTATATAATCCACGTTTTCTCATTCAGACAATACATTCTGCCTGGCAGTCTTGAAAACAGAATGAATGTCCTTTGTGATGTTTAACTGTAGTCAGTGCTTGAGTAAATACACATCGCACGGATCGTCTTCTTGCCATTTTGGATGAGGCCAAAATCCAGAGTCTGCCACTGCAGCTTGGCTTGGTCGTATCCTTCCAGCTTCTCAAGTGGTCCTTTGCACTCCCAACAGTCCATCTTTCTCCAATCCTGTATCCTCAAACAGCTGTTCATATTATAGAGCAAACCCCGTGACGATTGGGTTTACTTCTGTGGACATCAAAATCAAGTGATCCCAGTCCTGGACGATTCCATCCATTCCATCCTTATCCCACCAGAAAGGCCCCAAAGTAACTTGCCCTCCCATCCATCTCCATGGTGCTAGCATTGCTAACAGTGACGAAGAGGCGATCAGCAGGCTGTAGAAAGGTGGTACCTGCCTGATGCAGGGAGAAGAGACCAGGCTCCTGACCCCGAGGCCAACAGACGCTACGGGAGGATTTCATCAGCAGGATGGGCACAGTGTAGGAACTCATCTGTGGGTCgtacaacaaaaacataattgacttttttttttttttaaagcatgacATTACACAGTAGTTTAGCATTTACAACTACAAACATTCTTTCCTTTAGCATGTTTACTACAATGAATTAATCATCCCAAGCATGTTCCAGTTCTATCCTTTCCCCAAAGCCTAACCTTCTTGTATATATACTGGACAAGCAgtgctccttcctcctcctttgtTTCCCCCATTTCCCCCTTTGCCTCCACTTCTGTCTCCCCCATAGAAGGAAGTCTGAAGTAGGTCTGGGCATAGATGTAGTAGAGACCTGCTTTGGGTACCAGCAGCTCTCCTCCCTTCATTTCCATGTTCTGCAAGAAGGACAGACCTTTCTGTCCTTCCCACGATCGGATTCGTTCCCCCAGGTAGCCCCTGCCGCTTTGTGAACCTGCacaagcacataaacacatataaacCAGCAGAAACTCCCACACAGTCGGGATCACAGTGAATCATATTCACTATGATATAAGATCGTCTAACAGCGGCTGCTTAACAAATAAGAAACAATTGTCCGAAGCTCTCGTTGCTTAGAGAAAAGCCCGCAGACGAGAAGCTATACTACAGCACCGCCTTTTctgatgtaaaataatttgttggTTTCAAACCAGTTAGGGGATTTCAATTAGTCCTGCTTGATTAGTACATTTTGCAGCATTCAAAATTATTATAATCTGAAGGGCAGAGCAGAGCATGTTGGAGTGTAGCAGAGCTGGTAAATAGAGGGCTGGGTGGATTTCTAATCAAATGCTGACACAAGGTTCAGTTGCATATTGTAACTTTAACCCTTAGCTAATCAGGAAACCCCTCAGGGATTAAGATCTATTTAAAAGAGAGGcgtgaaaacaaatgacatatatacaatatacaaatgaattaaattatgaaacattgtgtttttcttctgccaTGTTATACATGATCAGTAACAACAGCGATGTGCTGAAAAGCATCCATCCAAAATcccttttacatttatattgaGAAATATATTCTGTATGAAAAACTGGTGTGTGCACCATTAGATCATTTTTTCCTTTGCTGCCCCTTAACAGTATTAtgcataaaaatacttttttaatgaccaatttttaatttagaatGTCTCTACTATCACATGCAGGtttacatacatgtatgtatttaaaatggctCAACAAGATCATAAAACTACTGTAATTGTCTGTTAAACATAAGATTTATTAATACTAAAAGTACttaaaaagcaactgaaaaCCACCTAAAAGTCTTTTTGTTGATGACCTCTGGTGGATTAATTTATCATTGAACTTAAGTGATGTAATTGTGTACTCGTGTGCTTTACAGCTTTTGTTGTTTAGTGTTAGGTTACTTTTGAAGCTTAAGGTGTTTCCCTTTCCTTTTACCATTTCTTTTGACTCTTCCAAGTCAAGCCCCTCACGGAGAGGGGTTTGTTCAAAACACAAACCCCTCTCAAAAGATGACTATACTACACCTCAGGCTAAGAGAAAACAGCTGCAGGGCCCGACAGACATGCAGGATTTGAAAGTAGCCTGGGAAGCCTTGAAGCACATAATAAGCCATGACCCTGGAAAACTATGGAAGTATATATGTGACCTACCATTTCAATATGATTAATATGAAGGTATCAGCAGATCCACAGCTCTTGTTATTTAGTATCATATACCTCACAATTCCAGTCACGCAGATTTCACTTACCGTACATGCTGTTCAGGATCAATTCAAGAAAAAGCAATGAAACTTGTCATATCTATATTAGTTAAATCTATCTTAAATCTTACCCTCTGCTGCTGGAAGGTCTGTGGATGAGACAACACCAGTCACATGTGCTGCAACTTGAGGAAGTGGGACCCCCCTGAGGCCAGGGCTCAGGCCTCCAATCAGTTTAtctgtcagaacacacacagataagaaACCCACATACGCAAGATATTTTCAGTGGCAAAAAGTCATGCTTCAGCACATTAGTAGTAACTGACAGTCAGTGAGAGCTTTGTCCTTACTTCTCATAGCAGTAGGTATCTCTTTCTGGAATTTGTTAGCCATcgtctgaaagaaaaaacacccaGTGTGACAGAAAGAGTAAGAAAACAACGGGGCTGGCTTCATCAATTATTATGACTTTTAGGGATcattaaatttacatttcagtAATTCACCGGGGACTTTGTCACTTCCATATGTCATCCCTGGATCACTGGGAGTGAATCAGTATTATTTAGAAGTGATGTAGAGTTGCGGAATTTGGAATTTTTCCACTTCCAATCACTAGTGTCTAGTCATTTCTTAAAAATCCTGTGGCCATGTGGACTGAGTTTCCAGGAAGGTTGGGACTTCTTCGAAAATGCCAAATCGcttgaaatgtctttttattctaacaaacatgcaaagataacatttttttgtgtgttttcactgactaccttaaagggcaacttcacaaagttccagaaggacaaccatgTCTGCAGCCCTCCACTTATCTGACCTTTAGTAGTTAGGTGGAAGCCTCCCCTCAGTGCAAACACATGAAAGCTGCGTggagtttgtaaaaaaaa is a window from the Channa argus isolate prfri chromosome 16, Channa argus male v1.0, whole genome shotgun sequence genome containing:
- the LOC137101853 gene encoding tumor necrosis factor ligand superfamily member 10-like → MAISISLQSLGLVLLAAILFQTIAVAVSFMYFNKVLSTMQESFSRSSVSCLIKNANLQLEFEDPPSEDKKSDPCWQVTHQLHYLIEKTMANKFQKEIPTAMRNKLIGGLSPGLRGVPLPQVAAHVTGVVSSTDLPAAEGSQSGRGYLGERIRSWEGQKGLSFLQNMEMKGGELLVPKAGLYYIYAQTYFRLPSMGETEVEAKGEMGETKEEEGALLVQYIYKKMSSYTVPILLMKSSRSVCWPRGQEPGLFSLHQAGTTFLQPADRLFVTVSNASTMEMDGRASYFGAFLVG